A single genomic interval of Arachis duranensis cultivar V14167 chromosome 7, aradu.V14167.gnm2.J7QH, whole genome shotgun sequence harbors:
- the LOC107496746 gene encoding protein MAIN-LIKE 1-like, with product MAITLQDVAYQLGLRIDGDPVSGCIGGWEQYYQRRTIEEFCEQLLGVVLDPDDRQSQTRRTVKLTWFQNIVCGEFEQDATEERLMRYKRGYIMQLIGGMLFSDASDSRVHIRWLPLLEDLETCGRLSCGSAVLAWLYRQMCRATEHDQRNLGRWVQDRPDNDRGEGRLRRYKRTLNGIGMLNVEWTPYADPQLIGLAPSTIAEAEASSVVVCPLLCFVIVEWHQVDRAVRHFGGLQHIPTRPLNIDDMHRLDGRFGRVEWFTHLLGGWHELCDARVHHHLPIHHYIDLCPSLPYMTWYIQWAHTELVGLGEQHLVAAGVVPHDLPTHHPLAPDLH from the exons ATGGCTATCACATTGCAGGACGTAGCCTATCAGCTGGGGCTCAGAATAGATGGTGATCCTGTGAGTGGATGCATTGGTGGGTGGGAGCAGTACTATCAGAGACGCACCATTGAAGAGTTTTGTGAGCAGCTACTTGGTGTTGTTCTTGACCCAGATGACCGACAGTCACAGACGAGGAGGACGGTAAAACTCACGTGGTTCCAGAACATAGTTTGTGGAGAGTTTGAGCAGGACGCCACAGAGGAGCGCCTGATGAGGTACAAGAGAGGGTACATCATGCAGCTAATAGGGGGTATGTTGTTCTCAGATGCCTCTGACTCTCGGGTGCACATTAGGTGGCTCCCACTGCTGGAAGACCTTGAGACGTGTGGTCGATTATCGTGCGGGTCGGCGGTGCTAGCTTGGCTGTATCGCCAGATGTGCCGGGCCACGGAGCATGACCAGCGTAATTTGGGCAG GTGGGTTCAGGACCGCCCAGACAATGACAGGGGCGAGGGCAGGCTTAGGCGTTACAAGCGTACCCTAAATGGGATTGGGATGCTGAAT GTTGAGTGGACGCCATATGCTGACCCACAGCTGATTGGTCTAGCTCCATCGACAATAGCCGAGGCGGAGGCGTCATCGGTGGTTGTATGTCCACTGCTTTGCTTTGTTATCGTCGAGTGGCATCAGGTGGACCGAGCCGTACGTCATTTTGGTGGTCTACAGCACATTCCGACTAGGCCACTAAACATTGACGACATGCACCGGTTGGATGGCCGGTTTGGCCGCGTCGAGTGGTTCACGCATCTTCTTGGTGGCTGGCATGAGTTATGTGATGCTCGGGTCCACCATCATCTGCCCATACACCATTATATAGACCTGTGTCCGTCGCTCCCATATATGACTTGGTACATTCAGTGGGCGCACACAGAGTTAGTCGGCCTTGGTGAGCAGCACCTAGTGGCAGCTGGGGTTGTGCCACATGATCTGCCCACGCACCATCCACTTGCTCCAGATCTGCATTAG